TTGAGCAAAGGTACAGAGGTGAGAAACAGCCTGGTTTTTGCAAAACAGATAAAACACAACAGTCTGCTGTGGCTAGAAGATAACGCTTGGGGCAGAGAGTGTGGGATGTGCTAGTGTGTTATGTTATGGTGCCTGGATCTCAACCTAAAGGGCAGGAAATCAAAAGCTCAAATACCCAAGAGAGTCAGGGAGGTAATGAAAAGGAGCAAGTGAGGTGAAGTACATGATCCACTGAAAACTTCAACTCCAGGCATTTGGGGATGTATAACAGTGGGGCTAGattctcccatttttctttttcttttttctttctgagacagagtctcactctgtcatccaggctggagtgcagtggggtgatctcggctgactgcaacctctgcctcccaggttcaagccattctcctgcctcagcctctggagcagctgggattaaggcacgtgctaccacgctgtgctaacttttgtatttttagtagagacagggtttcaccacgtcggccaggctggtctcaaattcctgacctcatgatctgcccgcctcggccttccaaagtgctgcgattacaggcgtgagccaccgaacctggcccccccggctttttttttttttttttgaaatggagtctcactctattgcccaggctggagtgcagtggtgagatcttggttcactgcaacctctgcctcctgggttcaagcaattctcccacctcagcctcccaagcagctggcactacaggctcgcaccaccacgcccggctcattttttgtatttttagtagagatggggtttcgccatgttgtccaggctggtcttgaactcctgacctaaagcaatccacccacctcagcctcccaaagtgctgggattgtgagCCACGTCTCTCAGCCTCCCATTTTTCAACAGAAGCTTATAGTCTGGATTTTTAGAAgatgcacatttttaaatgtcagcaactaaaaaaatttttaatgtcagTAACAagtcaaaataatttctttttttgggggggggacgttgtctcgctctgtcgcccaggctggaatgcagtggcacgatctcagctcactgcaacctccacttcccaggttcaagcgattatcctgcctcagcctcctgaatagctaggactacaggcatgcgccaccacgcccagctaattttttgtatttttagtagagacagggtttcaccatgttgtctgggctggtcttgaactcctgacctcaagcaatccacctgcctcggcctcccaaagtgctgggattacaggcatgagccactacgcccagccttaaaataatttttgacacTATAAAGATTAAAACAAATCTGAGAGCCAGATCCAGCCATCAGGCAGTCAGTTTTCAACCTTTAAGGAGGAGACGACTTTGGAGGGCCTTAAGTGGGGGAGCGTCAGGGTCAAATGTGTGTTTTAGACAGACCATGCTGAGGGCAATGCAGAGAATGGATTGAAAATGGGACTGAAAATATGCAACAAACTTCTCACTGTATGTTGGTGAGGCTTGAACTAGGAAGAAATTAAGTAGTGAATTCATTAATATTTAGGAGATCAGTTGAGCCTAGTTGTAAGCCACTACTAGAAAGAATAGATTCatcagggccaggtatggtggctcatgcctgtaatcccagcaccctgggaggctgaggcaggcagatcacctgaggtctgaagttcgagaccagcctagtcaacatggcaaaaccccatctctactaaaaatacaaaaaatgaccaggtgcggtggttcacacctgtaatcccagcactttgggaggccgagacgagcagatcacatgaggtcaggagttcaagaccagcctggccaacatggcaaaaccctgtgtctattaaaaatacaaaaattagctgggcatggtggtgggcacctgtaatcccagctactcaggaggctgaggcaggagaatcacttgaacccaggagacagaggttgcagtgagccaagatcacgccactgcactccagcctgggtgacagagtgagactctatctaaaaataaaataaaataaaataaaaaataaaaatgagccgggcgtggtggcacacacctgtaatcccagctactcaggaggctgagggaggagaatcgcttgaacccaggaggcggaggttgcagtgagccgagatggcgccattgcactccagcctgggcaacaagagagaaactcggtctcaaaaaaaaaaaaacaaaaaagaaagaaagaataagactcATCAATTAATTTCTACAGTGGAAACTACTTCTGGGACTGGAATATAGAAAACAAGAATTGGccgaggccaggtgcggtggctcacggctataatcccagcactttgggaggccgacgcaggcggatcatctgtggtcaggagtttgagaccagcctggccaacatgttgaaaccctgtctctactaaaaatacaaaattagccgggtgtggtggcacatgcctgtaatcacagctactcgggagactgagacaggagaatcgcttgaacctgggaggtggaggtgtagtgagctgagatcatgccattgcactccagcctgggcaatgaacgAAACtccgaatcaaaaaaaaaaaaaaaaaaaagaaagaaagaaagaaagaaaaaaagaaaaagaaatggccgggcgcggtggctcacgcctgtaatcctagcactttgggaggctgagccgggtagatcacctgaggtcaggagttcaagaccagcctgaccaatatggtgaaacctcgcctctactaaaaatacaaaaattagccaggcgtggtggcacaagcctgtaatcccagctactcaggagtctgaggaaggagaatcgcttgaacccgggaagtggatgttgcagtgggccgagattgcaccactgcactccagcctgtgctatgggagcgagactccatctcacacaaacacacacacaaaaagagtcAAAGGTTTTGATTGTGAGTTGCAGTAAAGGGAAAGACCATGTTCATAGCAGTGCCAATATCTGAAGTGGAGTCTTACACATTTCATCACCTACAACGAAAGTAGTTAACTGGGAGAGATtaccaagagaataaaaagagactcaggacaaatagctaatgtatgCAGGTCTTAAAACCTACATGATGGGTTGaaagatgcagcaaaccaccatggcacatgtatacctatgtaacaaacctgcatgatctgcacatgtatcccagaactttaagtaaaaaaataagccaggcgcggtggctcatggctgtaatcccagcactttgggaggccgaggcgggcagatcacctgaggtcgggagttcgagaccagcctgagcaacatggagaaaccccatctctactaaaaatacaaaattagctgggcgtggtggtgcatgcttgtaatcccagctacccatgaggctgaggcaggagaattgcttgaacccaggaggcagaggccgtggtgagccgagatcatgccattgcactccagcctgggcaacaagagcgaaactccgtctcaaaaaaataagtaaataaaaataaaaagtaagagagACTAAtacagttggaaaaaaaaaagattaggcaaGACTTGGTGAGTGATTCAATGTTGGAAAGGAGGCAAGGACAATCCCAGCTGTAACCTGGGTACATGGAGAGACGGAGCAGGCCACTTTCCACACACCCACCTTGATATCCTCCTTGGTAAGCCTCGGCCAGGCCACCTTTTCCTTCCATTTCCTCACAAAGCAAGTAATAGAGCGGGAAGAGCGCTTATCCTGGGAGTCCTGCCAGATAAGAGAGCCTCATTCTTAGGGTCTGGGGTTTAGAATTAATCTCCAGTTTCCCTGGGCAGCCTGGTTTCCATCCAGACCTTACTGTCCCATCTCACCCTTACCTTGGAGTTCACTTTGGCATAGAACTCAATCTCATTGTACAACTCCACTCCATCGGCATTCTTGCAGCTGAGAAGACAATGAAGCTGAGGAGATGCAGAATACTCCGTGTGGGGACATTAGGAGAAGGGGTAGGTTCCTGGGAAGCCAGGCCCTCAGACGGCAGGGCCACTACCTGAACACAATGCGGTGATCCTCAATAAGCACGTGGACATCGGTGCTGTCCTCAACACAAAACTCCATGAACACATACCTGGGCCTGTCGTACCACAGGGTCCGGGCGTGCTGCCTGAAGAGAAGTTGAGGTGGGGCTTCATAGGGGTGGGAGAGGGAAGACTGAGGGCATTTGGGAAGGGACTACCCAGGGACCTTTGATGCTACAGTTTTTTCAAAGTGGAGCTAAATGAGACAGGGGGTGAAAGGGAAGGGAATGACAGGAGTGAGTGGTTGTGGTGAGTGTGAACCTGGGAAGAATAGAACGTGCGAAACTAGGAGGTCAGGGAGAACATTCAGGTCACACCTTCCCTCACCCCACAGTTACAGAGACCAGGGGTCTGGGGCTCCCATGGGGCCTCACAGAACCTGGAGCGCCCAGAAGACTTGGAGCAGGGAATCTCCAGGGAAAGGGCCAGGGGGAGCACAGGAGCCGGAAACACTCACCGTGCCATTGCAGCTCCCGCTCCAGGGTGGCATTTAGAGTTCC
The sequence above is drawn from the Symphalangus syndactylus isolate Jambi chromosome 20, NHGRI_mSymSyn1-v2.1_pri, whole genome shotgun sequence genome and encodes:
- the PTGES3L gene encoding putative protein PTGES3L isoform X3, whose translation is MFSLPLNCSPHHIRRGSCWGRPQDLKIAAPAWNSKCHPGAGAAMARQHARTLWYDRPRYVFMEFCVEDSTDVHVLIEDHRIVFSCKNADGVELYNEIEFYAKVNSKDSQDKRSSRSITCFVRKWKEKVAWPRLTKEDIKLLKKVSTKRPPPAMDDLDDDSDSADAISN
- the PTGES3L gene encoding putative protein PTGES3L isoform X2; this translates as MFSLPLNCSPHHIRRGSCWGRPQDLKIAAPAWNSKCHPGAGAAMARQHARTLWYDRPRYVFMEFCVEDSTDVHVLIEDHRIVFSCKNADGVELYNEIEFYAKVNSKDSQDKRSSRSITCFVRKWKEKVAWPRLTKEDIKPVWLSVDFDNWRDWEGDEEMELAHVEHYAELLKKVSTKRPPPAMDDLDAT
- the PTGES3L gene encoding putative protein PTGES3L isoform X1, encoding MFSLPLNCSPHHIRRGSCWGRPQDLKIAAPAWNSKCHPGAGAAMARQHARTLWYDRPRYVFMEFCVEDSTDVHVLIEDHRIVFSCKNADGVELYNEIEFYAKVNSKDSQDKRSSRSITCFVRKWKEKVAWPRLTKEDIKPVWLSVDFDNWRDWEGDEEMELAHVEHYAELLKKVSTKRPPPAMDDLDDDSDSADAISN